A single Candoia aspera isolate rCanAsp1 chromosome 7, rCanAsp1.hap2, whole genome shotgun sequence DNA region contains:
- the NAP1L1 gene encoding nucleosome assembly protein 1-like 1 isoform X2: MAEIDNKEQAEFDQQDMEDVEDVEEEESGEDANSKARQLTVQMMQNPQILAALQERLDGLVGTPTGYIESLPKVVKRRVNALKNLQVKCAQIEAKFYEEVHELERKYATLYQPLFDKRSEIINAVYEPTEEECEWKTDVEEEISEMKEKAKLEEEKKDQEKDDPKGIPEFWLTVFKNVDLLSDMVQEHDEPILKHLKDIKVKFSEAGEPMTFTLEFHFETNEYFTNEVVTKTYRMRSEPDDSDPFSFDGPEIMGCTGCQIDWKKGKNVTLKTIKKKQKHKGRGTVRTVTKTVSNDSFFNFFSPPEVPESGDLDDDAEAILAADFEIGHFLRERIVPRSVLYFTGEAIEDDDDDYDEEGEEADDEEGEEEADEENDPDYDPKKDQNPAECKQQ, translated from the exons ATGGCAGAGATTGACAA CAAAGAACAGGCCGAGTTTGACCAGCAAGATATGGAAGATGTTGAAGAtgtagaagaagaagaatctgGTGAGGATGCTAATAGTAAAG cACGCCAACTGACTGTACAAATGATGCAGAATCCTCAGATTCTTGCAGCCCTCCAAGAAAGGCTTGATGGCCTGGTTGGAACACCTACAGGATATATAGAAAG CTTACCTAAAGTAGTTAAGAGACGAGTAAATGCACTCAAGAATCTTCAAGTTAAATGTGCGCAGATAGAAGCAAAGTTCTACGAAGAAGTTCATGAATTGGAAAGAAAATATGCTACTCTTTATCAACCCTTATTTGACAAG AGGAGTGAAATCATCAATGCTGTTTATGAACCTACTGAAGAAGAATGTGAGTGGAAAACAGATGTTGAAGAAGAAATTTCA GAAATGAAAGAGAAGGCCAAgcttgaagaagagaaaaaagatcaagaaaaagATGATCCTAAAGGAATTCCTGAATTTTGGCTGACAGTATTCAAGAATGTTGATTTACTCAGTGATATGGTTCAG GAACATGATGAACCTATCCTGAAACACTTAAAAGATATTAAAGTGAAGTTTTCAGAAGCTGGAGAACCTATG ACTTTTACTTTAGAATTCCACTTTGAAACTAATGAATATTTCACAAATGAAGTAGTAACAAAAACATACAGAATGAGGTCAGAACCTGATGATTCTGATCCTTTCTCCTTCGATGGACCAGAAATTATGGGTTGCACAGG GTGCCAAATAGACTGGAAAAAGGGGAAGAATGTTACTTTgaaaactataaaaaagaaacaaaagcacaaGGGGCGTGGAACAGTTAGAACAGTGACAAAAACAGTTTCCAATGATTCCTTCTTCAACTTTTTCAGTCCTCCTGAAG TTCCTGAAAGTGGAGATTTG GATGATGATGCTGAAGCAATTCTTGCAGCTGATTTTGAAATTGGCCATTTTCTACGGGAGCGCATAGTTCCACGATCAGTATTGTATTTTACAGGAGAAGCcattgaagatgatgatgatgat
- the NAP1L1 gene encoding nucleosome assembly protein 1-like 1 isoform X1: MAEIDNKEQAEFDQQDMEDVEDVEEEESGEDANSKARQLTVQMMQNPQILAALQERLDGLVGTPTGYIESLPKVVKRRVNALKNLQVKCAQIEAKFYEEVHELERKYATLYQPLFDKRSEIINAVYEPTEEECEWKTDVEEEISEEMKEKAKLEEEKKDQEKDDPKGIPEFWLTVFKNVDLLSDMVQEHDEPILKHLKDIKVKFSEAGEPMTFTLEFHFETNEYFTNEVVTKTYRMRSEPDDSDPFSFDGPEIMGCTGCQIDWKKGKNVTLKTIKKKQKHKGRGTVRTVTKTVSNDSFFNFFSPPEVPESGDLDDDAEAILAADFEIGHFLRERIVPRSVLYFTGEAIEDDDDDYDEEGEEADDEEGEEEADEENDPDYDPKKDQNPAECKQQ, encoded by the exons ATGGCAGAGATTGACAA CAAAGAACAGGCCGAGTTTGACCAGCAAGATATGGAAGATGTTGAAGAtgtagaagaagaagaatctgGTGAGGATGCTAATAGTAAAG cACGCCAACTGACTGTACAAATGATGCAGAATCCTCAGATTCTTGCAGCCCTCCAAGAAAGGCTTGATGGCCTGGTTGGAACACCTACAGGATATATAGAAAG CTTACCTAAAGTAGTTAAGAGACGAGTAAATGCACTCAAGAATCTTCAAGTTAAATGTGCGCAGATAGAAGCAAAGTTCTACGAAGAAGTTCATGAATTGGAAAGAAAATATGCTACTCTTTATCAACCCTTATTTGACAAG AGGAGTGAAATCATCAATGCTGTTTATGAACCTACTGAAGAAGAATGTGAGTGGAAAACAGATGTTGAAGAAGAAATTTCA GAGGAAATGAAAGAGAAGGCCAAgcttgaagaagagaaaaaagatcaagaaaaagATGATCCTAAAGGAATTCCTGAATTTTGGCTGACAGTATTCAAGAATGTTGATTTACTCAGTGATATGGTTCAG GAACATGATGAACCTATCCTGAAACACTTAAAAGATATTAAAGTGAAGTTTTCAGAAGCTGGAGAACCTATG ACTTTTACTTTAGAATTCCACTTTGAAACTAATGAATATTTCACAAATGAAGTAGTAACAAAAACATACAGAATGAGGTCAGAACCTGATGATTCTGATCCTTTCTCCTTCGATGGACCAGAAATTATGGGTTGCACAGG GTGCCAAATAGACTGGAAAAAGGGGAAGAATGTTACTTTgaaaactataaaaaagaaacaaaagcacaaGGGGCGTGGAACAGTTAGAACAGTGACAAAAACAGTTTCCAATGATTCCTTCTTCAACTTTTTCAGTCCTCCTGAAG TTCCTGAAAGTGGAGATTTG GATGATGATGCTGAAGCAATTCTTGCAGCTGATTTTGAAATTGGCCATTTTCTACGGGAGCGCATAGTTCCACGATCAGTATTGTATTTTACAGGAGAAGCcattgaagatgatgatgatgat